A genomic stretch from Coregonus clupeaformis isolate EN_2021a chromosome 23, ASM2061545v1, whole genome shotgun sequence includes:
- the LOC121536544 gene encoding cytochrome c oxidase assembly factor 5 encodes MPKYYEDKEEDGRACSGIREDFKACLLQHDCVVKEGKMPSQCLKEGHCKALQTSFFECKRSMLDNRSRFRGRKGY; translated from the exons ATGCCTAAATACTATGAGGACAAAGAGGAGGATGGCAGGGCATGCTCAGGAATCAGGGAGGACTTCAAGGCATGTCTCCTTCAACATGACTGCGTTGTAAAG GAGGGGAAGATGCCCAGCCAGTGTCTGAAGGAGGGCCACTGTAAAGCACTGCAGACCTCTTTCTTTGAGTGTAAGAGATCCATG CTAGATAACCGGTCCAGATTCAGGGGAAGGAAAGGCTACTGA